A DNA window from Bacillota bacterium contains the following coding sequences:
- a CDS encoding ABC transporter substrate-binding protein — translation MAGVEASKNGSQTYRARRGRMDTGGSRRVRTNVGSRVVLILALLAVVLAPAVSYAAPSRLVRLAFYYPVGVAGPLARVIDGMVSRFNAEHPGIEVVPVYTGDYDPTMQKVQTAVMGGNPPDVAIVEISEMPTLLAMNAIIPLDEYVNQVGPGYLTDFFPAFLANSYFEGKLYGIPFQRSTPVFYWNQRHFTEAGLDPKRAPATWDELESHALKLVKTDSRSAEVQRWGVIISGGWNDWLFEGFVRQNGAALMDFDARKVYFNSPQAVESLSFWVRLTRELKVAPPHSTWASTPPDFVAERTTMLYHSTGILTFLKQSVKFPFGVAFMPARKSYGAAVGGGNFFIFRGIPRERQDAAWEFVKWMTSPENAALWSIASGYIATRRSAYNVPQMQQYVQENPQYLVARDQLQYAYGKMMSPSFQRIREILKRALDDATGGKVAPKAALDRAQTEAEEVLRDWMAR, via the coding sequence GTGGCTGGTGTGGAAGCATCGAAGAACGGGTCGCAAACATATCGTGCAAGGAGGGGCAGGATGGACACCGGTGGGTCACGGCGTGTCCGGACGAACGTGGGAAGTAGGGTTGTTCTCATTCTGGCCCTGCTTGCCGTCGTGCTTGCGCCGGCCGTTTCGTACGCCGCTCCCTCGAGGCTTGTACGATTGGCCTTCTATTACCCGGTGGGTGTGGCAGGGCCGCTTGCAAGAGTCATCGACGGAATGGTGAGCCGCTTCAACGCCGAGCATCCGGGCATCGAAGTGGTTCCGGTTTACACAGGCGACTATGATCCCACCATGCAAAAGGTCCAGACCGCCGTAATGGGCGGTAACCCGCCGGACGTCGCCATCGTGGAGATATCCGAGATGCCCACGTTGCTCGCGATGAACGCGATCATCCCGCTGGACGAGTACGTGAACCAGGTCGGGCCTGGGTATTTAACGGACTTCTTCCCGGCATTCCTGGCGAACAGCTACTTCGAGGGAAAACTCTACGGGATCCCGTTCCAGCGTAGCACCCCGGTCTTTTACTGGAACCAGCGGCATTTCACGGAGGCTGGGCTCGACCCCAAGCGGGCGCCGGCCACGTGGGACGAACTGGAAAGCCACGCATTGAAGCTCGTAAAGACGGATTCCCGTTCTGCAGAGGTCCAACGGTGGGGTGTCATCATATCGGGGGGTTGGAACGACTGGCTCTTCGAAGGGTTCGTTCGCCAAAACGGAGCTGCGCTGATGGACTTTGATGCACGAAAGGTCTATTTCAACTCACCCCAGGCTGTCGAATCATTGTCGTTCTGGGTGCGCCTCACGCGTGAGCTGAAGGTCGCCCCTCCACATAGCACCTGGGCATCAACGCCGCCTGATTTCGTCGCAGAGCGTACAACCATGCTCTACCACTCGACGGGGATCCTAACCTTCCTGAAGCAATCCGTGAAGTTCCCCTTCGGAGTGGCCTTCATGCCGGCCAGGAAATCCTATGGGGCGGCTGTCGGCGGCGGGAACTTCTTTATATTCAGAGGGATTCCCAGGGAGCGTCAGGATGCGGCGTGGGAGTTCGTGAAGTGGATGACGTCGCCTGAGAATGCTGCCCTGTGGAGCATCGCATCCGGTTACATAGCCACGCGGCGTTCGGCCTACAACGTGCCGCAAATGCAACAGTACGTTCAGGAGAACCCGCAATACCTCGTTGCCAGGGATCAGCTGCAGTATGCGTACGGTAAGATGATGAGTCCCTCGTTCCAGCGCATACGGGAGATCCTGAAGCGAGCACTTGATGACGCAACCGGTGGTAAGGTGGCACCCAAGGCCGCACTTGACCGAGCTCAGACTGAGGCAGAAGAGGTGTTGAGGGACTGGATGGCTCGGTAA
- a CDS encoding HAD-IIA family hydrolase — translation MTRPGLAGGVQRDGVFPWQSFSGYIFDLDGTVYLGERLLPEADRVIAALRASGRRVVFLSNKPLQSRISYAVKLTRLGIPTGPDDVITSSVVLARELSTRHAGKRAYVLGEPPLIDELRQAGVVVVEDPESCGWHVDFVVAAFDRTLSWEKLNHAHQALRRGARLIATNPDRTCPVEGGDVPDAGAIIAALEACSGKALEWVAGKPSHLMVQTALAHLGSLPSETVLVGDRLETDIAMARQAGIASVLVLTGVTDQVSAGRAPAELRPDFVLGSIAELVPVAEGPPARGG, via the coding sequence ATGACCCGGCCGGGGCTCGCAGGGGGTGTGCAGAGGGACGGCGTTTTCCCCTGGCAGTCGTTTTCGGGGTACATATTCGACCTCGATGGGACCGTCTATCTCGGGGAGCGCTTACTTCCGGAGGCGGACCGGGTCATCGCTGCCCTTCGCGCCTCGGGTCGGCGAGTGGTCTTTCTTTCCAACAAGCCCCTGCAGAGCCGCATCAGCTACGCTGTCAAACTGACCCGGCTTGGCATTCCGACCGGTCCTGACGATGTCATCACCTCCAGCGTGGTTCTGGCGCGCGAGCTCTCGACCCGCCACGCCGGAAAGCGTGCCTACGTCCTCGGAGAACCGCCCCTGATCGACGAACTCCGCCAGGCGGGTGTCGTCGTGGTTGAGGATCCCGAGTCCTGCGGGTGGCATGTGGACTTTGTGGTGGCCGCATTTGACCGAACGCTTAGCTGGGAAAAGCTGAACCACGCGCACCAGGCTCTTCGCCGGGGGGCCCGCCTCATCGCCACGAACCCGGATCGTACCTGCCCTGTCGAGGGGGGCGACGTGCCCGACGCGGGTGCCATCATCGCGGCGCTCGAGGCCTGTTCCGGGAAGGCGCTGGAGTGGGTGGCCGGCAAGCCCTCGCACCTCATGGTGCAGACGGCCCTTGCCCATCTGGGCAGTCTGCCTTCTGAGACCGTCCTGGTGGGCGACCGCCTCGAAACGGACATCGCCATGGCCCGCCAGGCCGGCATCGCCTCGGTACTGGTGCTGACGGGCGTAACGGACCAGGTCTCGGCCGGCCGGGCACCCGCCGAGCTGCGTCCGGACTTCGTGCTCGGCAGCATTGCGGAGTTGGTACCGGTGGCTGAGGGTCCGCCCGCCAGAGGCGGTTAA
- a CDS encoding glycerol-3-phosphate responsive antiterminator translates to MARPAKTSWIEHLRHTRVIAAVRSGDDLASVKASAVPVVFVLNCTIFDLRAMARACREWGLYCFAHLDLVDGVGKDAAGLELLAKDIGVDGVITTRSALIRDARKSGLVAIQRVFLLDSASLATALSVVKNTKPDAVEVMPALVVPAIAPRIPFADLPPVIAGGLVQTPKELESVLASPVVAVSTSARQLWSYRP, encoded by the coding sequence ATGGCAAGACCGGCAAAAACGTCCTGGATCGAGCACCTTCGCCACACACGCGTCATCGCGGCCGTCCGATCGGGCGACGATCTCGCCTCGGTGAAGGCCTCCGCGGTCCCCGTCGTCTTTGTGCTAAACTGTACGATTTTCGACCTGAGAGCGATGGCCCGGGCCTGTCGCGAATGGGGCCTGTACTGCTTCGCACACCTGGACCTCGTGGACGGCGTCGGCAAAGATGCAGCGGGCCTGGAGCTTCTGGCGAAAGACATCGGCGTCGACGGCGTGATCACGACCCGCAGCGCACTGATCCGGGACGCGCGCAAGAGCGGGCTGGTGGCCATCCAGCGGGTCTTCCTGCTGGACTCGGCGTCGCTTGCCACGGCCCTTTCCGTGGTCAAGAACACGAAGCCCGACGCTGTGGAGGTGATGCCTGCTCTCGTGGTTCCCGCCATTGCCCCTCGGATCCCCTTCGCCGACCTTCCTCCGGTTATCGCCGGCGGCCTCGTCCAGACACCCAAGGAACTCGAAAGCGTCCTGGCAAGCCCGGTAGTGGCAGTCTCGACCAGCGCCCGCCAGCTCTGGTCCTACCGGCCTTAA
- a CDS encoding glycerol-3-phosphate dehydrogenase/oxidase: MRSADLSVIDRTGALHAMAAEGVDVLVIGGGITGAGVALDAATRGFRVGLVDQGDFGAGTSSRSTKLVHGGIRYLPHFDLSLVREALIERARLAANAPHLVRPLPFLVPFYRDLTRPLGIHLPGAARPLLPMAINLGLWFYDRLAGGMVLIRHRPVSLAEALQMFPYLRREGLRRASLYYDAQTDDARLTVAVLRTARLHGARCVNYARAVQLVRSSGRVSGVEVEDLLGGSRYRIPTRWVINAAGVWAQEVSRMAGTPQAVQLTLSKGVHLVLPKELVGVGNAALVLPETEDGRLAFIVPWEGRAVLGTTDTPYSGSMEQPPVTREDVEYLLRHARRFLNVELEPGDVLGAYAGLRPLVSAGGRSADISRRHAVVRHEPGFISIIGGKLTTYRRMAEDVVDVVAREEARAAATGSKGADALPCRTERLVFVGGEEPESWPHLVRDAIRMGLAPSNAARLLRTYGAELGRLLELIREDPALGEPIAPGVPYVAAEVVFACRSTMATNLEDLMVRRLRLALVDPRASLEAAANVARLMGETLGWSTGRQGDEVEQYRAALAYSSQSTARSTARSHPL, translated from the coding sequence ATGCGTAGCGCAGATCTGTCGGTCATCGACCGCACCGGCGCGCTACACGCGATGGCGGCCGAGGGTGTCGACGTGCTGGTCATCGGCGGCGGCATTACCGGGGCCGGCGTAGCCCTCGACGCCGCCACGCGCGGTTTCAGAGTCGGCCTGGTGGACCAGGGAGACTTCGGGGCCGGTACGAGCAGCCGTTCCACCAAGCTGGTGCACGGCGGCATCCGCTACCTCCCGCACTTCGATCTTAGCCTGGTACGGGAGGCGCTGATCGAGCGGGCGCGCCTTGCTGCCAACGCCCCGCATTTGGTCCGGCCCTTGCCATTTCTCGTTCCGTTTTACCGGGATCTGACCCGGCCCCTGGGCATCCACCTACCGGGGGCAGCACGCCCTCTGCTTCCGATGGCCATCAACCTGGGGCTATGGTTCTACGACCGGCTCGCCGGGGGCATGGTCTTGATTCGCCACCGGCCCGTCAGCCTGGCCGAGGCGCTGCAGATGTTCCCTTACCTGCGCCGCGAAGGGCTCCGGCGGGCATCCCTCTACTACGACGCCCAAACGGACGACGCCCGACTCACCGTCGCCGTGCTCCGTACCGCTCGCCTCCACGGCGCGCGGTGCGTCAACTATGCCCGCGCCGTGCAGCTGGTGCGCTCCTCCGGGCGCGTGAGCGGCGTGGAAGTGGAAGACCTTTTGGGTGGCAGCCGTTATCGAATCCCCACCCGCTGGGTCATCAACGCGGCCGGCGTATGGGCACAGGAGGTCTCCCGAATGGCAGGCACCCCGCAGGCGGTGCAGCTGACGCTCAGCAAGGGCGTTCATCTGGTGCTGCCCAAGGAGCTGGTGGGAGTCGGCAACGCCGCGCTGGTTCTGCCCGAAACCGAGGACGGCCGGCTTGCGTTCATCGTCCCCTGGGAAGGGCGAGCGGTCCTGGGAACAACGGATACGCCATACTCCGGTTCGATGGAGCAACCCCCCGTCACCCGGGAGGACGTGGAGTACCTGCTGCGGCATGCCCGCCGCTTCCTCAACGTCGAACTCGAACCGGGCGACGTGCTGGGCGCCTATGCGGGGCTGCGCCCGCTGGTCAGCGCGGGCGGCCGGTCCGCGGACATCTCCCGACGTCACGCCGTGGTGAGGCACGAGCCGGGCTTCATCAGCATTATCGGAGGGAAACTCACGACGTACCGGCGTATGGCCGAGGACGTTGTGGACGTGGTGGCCCGCGAGGAGGCTCGGGCAGCGGCCACCGGCTCGAAGGGCGCAGACGCGCTTCCCTGCCGCACCGAGCGGCTGGTTTTTGTGGGCGGCGAGGAGCCAGAATCGTGGCCGCATCTCGTGCGTGACGCCATCAGGATGGGGCTCGCTCCCTCGAACGCAGCACGGCTGCTGCGGACCTATGGCGCGGAGCTTGGCCGCCTCCTCGAGCTGATCCGAGAAGACCCGGCGCTGGGCGAGCCCATCGCGCCGGGCGTCCCTTACGTCGCCGCCGAGGTGGTCTTTGCGTGCCGGAGTACCATGGCCACCAATCTGGAGGACCTCATGGTGCGGCGGCTGCGCCTGGCGCTGGTGGATCCCCGGGCGAGCCTCGAGGCCGCGGCCAACGTGGCGCGTCTGATGGGGGAAACGCTGGGCTGGTCGACGGGCCGGCAGGGCGACGAGGTGGAGCAGTATCGGGCCGCGCTGGCCTACTCGAGCCAGTCGACGGCGCGCTCGACCGCCCGGAGCCACCCCCTGTAA
- the glpK gene encoding glycerol kinase GlpK, producing MRKYVAAIDQGTTSTRFMVFDAEGRVVAMDQKEHRQIYPRPGWVEHDPIEIWQRTQDVIRGALAKAGIGGSDIAAIGVTNQRETTVVWNRRTGQPYGNAIVWQDTRTAAICDALAKEGGQDRFRPKVGLPVATYFSGPKIRWILDNVPGARDAASRGEAVFGTIDTWLIWWLTGGPDGGVHVTDVTNASRTMLMNLHTLAWDPEIVDCLGIPPQMLPAIRPSSDPGLYGTTRPDGPLGAAVPVCGDLGDQQAALVGQTCFVPGEAKNTYGTGCFLLLNTGTRPVPSNSGLLTTLGYKMGGEPAVYALEGSIAITGALVQWLRDNLGLISRSAEVEELARTVEDSGGIYFVPAFSGLFAPHWNNKARGLIIGLTRYINKGHLARAVLEATAYQTREVVDAMNRDSGVKLTALKVDGGMVVNELLMQFQADILGVPVIRPTVAETTSLGASYAAGLAVGFWDNLDSLRRYWKEQARWLPKWDEHRREAAYRGWLRAVERAVDWLE from the coding sequence GTGCGAAAGTACGTCGCCGCCATCGACCAGGGAACGACCAGCACCCGCTTCATGGTCTTCGACGCCGAGGGCCGCGTCGTGGCCATGGACCAGAAGGAACACCGGCAGATCTACCCCAGGCCGGGCTGGGTTGAGCACGATCCCATCGAGATCTGGCAGCGCACCCAGGACGTGATCCGAGGCGCACTGGCCAAAGCCGGCATTGGCGGTTCTGACATCGCCGCCATCGGCGTGACGAACCAGCGGGAGACAACCGTCGTCTGGAACCGGCGAACCGGCCAGCCTTACGGCAACGCCATCGTCTGGCAGGACACCCGCACAGCCGCGATCTGCGATGCACTCGCAAAAGAGGGCGGCCAGGACCGGTTCCGTCCGAAAGTGGGCCTGCCCGTTGCGACTTACTTTTCGGGCCCCAAGATCAGGTGGATCCTGGACAACGTACCCGGGGCCCGGGATGCCGCCTCACGGGGCGAGGCCGTCTTCGGCACCATCGACACCTGGCTCATCTGGTGGCTGACAGGTGGCCCCGACGGCGGCGTGCACGTCACCGACGTGACCAATGCCAGCCGCACGATGCTCATGAATTTGCACACGCTTGCCTGGGACCCCGAGATCGTGGACTGCCTCGGCATCCCGCCACAGATGCTGCCGGCCATCCGGCCTTCCAGCGACCCCGGCCTGTACGGGACGACCCGGCCCGATGGGCCGCTCGGCGCGGCCGTCCCGGTCTGCGGCGACCTGGGCGACCAGCAGGCGGCGCTGGTGGGCCAGACGTGTTTCGTGCCCGGCGAGGCGAAGAACACGTACGGCACCGGCTGCTTCCTGCTGCTCAACACCGGCACCCGCCCGGTTCCGTCCAACAGCGGGCTTCTGACCACGCTCGGCTACAAGATGGGCGGCGAGCCCGCCGTCTACGCCCTCGAAGGGTCGATTGCCATCACCGGGGCCCTGGTCCAATGGCTGCGGGACAACCTGGGGCTCATCTCCCGCTCGGCCGAGGTGGAAGAGCTCGCACGGACCGTCGAAGACAGCGGCGGCATCTACTTCGTCCCGGCCTTCTCAGGCCTGTTCGCCCCGCACTGGAACAACAAGGCGCGCGGCCTCATCATCGGACTCACCCGCTACATCAACAAAGGGCACCTGGCCCGGGCGGTCCTGGAGGCCACCGCCTATCAGACCCGGGAGGTCGTGGACGCGATGAACCGGGACTCCGGTGTGAAGCTGACCGCCCTCAAGGTCGACGGCGGCATGGTGGTCAACGAACTCTTGATGCAGTTTCAGGCCGACATCCTCGGCGTCCCGGTCATCCGGCCCACCGTGGCCGAAACCACGTCGCTCGGCGCGTCCTATGCGGCGGGACTCGCCGTCGGCTTCTGGGATAATCTGGACAGCCTGCGCCGCTACTGGAAAGAGCAGGCGCGCTGGCTCCCGAAGTGGGACGAACACCGCCGCGAGGCCGCTTACAGGGGGTGGCTCCGGGCGGTCGAGCGCGCCGTCGACTGGCTCGAGTAG
- a CDS encoding 1-phosphofructokinase family hexose kinase, translating into MIVVFGPNLAVDRTLGVPGFQAGRVFRTGHTLTVPGGKGVNVARALKALGGEPHLVGLVAGWTGRFIREGLEQEGIPATLVEVGGLSRTCTIIVDPRSGDATVINEEGDLDVTPEHLAALQSALSALVAQAQVVVCSGSLPQDLAPDSYARVIAQSREAGVPSILDTSGEALRLGVRARPSLIKPNRSELLQLARSDQADLEVAADPGFGSGEVMLAEAARHVMSTGPEAAIVSLGAAGAIGVTPEAAWVARSPKVQVVDPIGAGDSMVAALSWGLARGLPLPELVALGVASGTADVTTFGGGLISRQAVEDLLARVSVAPLAL; encoded by the coding sequence ATGATTGTCGTTTTTGGTCCCAACCTGGCCGTAGACCGGACCCTCGGAGTGCCAGGATTTCAAGCCGGCCGGGTATTCCGCACGGGGCATACCCTCACGGTGCCGGGCGGCAAGGGGGTCAACGTGGCGCGGGCGCTCAAGGCCCTCGGGGGCGAGCCGCACCTCGTGGGCCTGGTTGCCGGGTGGACGGGGCGGTTCATCCGGGAGGGCCTGGAACAGGAAGGTATCCCGGCAACGCTGGTTGAGGTCGGCGGCTTGTCTCGCACCTGCACCATCATCGTCGACCCCAGAAGCGGCGATGCCACCGTCATCAACGAGGAGGGCGACCTGGACGTCACACCCGAGCACCTGGCAGCACTTCAAAGTGCACTCAGTGCGCTAGTTGCTCAGGCCCAGGTCGTCGTCTGCAGCGGCAGCCTGCCGCAGGACCTGGCACCCGACTCCTACGCGAGGGTGATCGCGCAGAGCCGGGAGGCCGGGGTGCCTTCGATCCTTGACACCAGCGGGGAAGCGCTGCGTCTGGGGGTCCGCGCGCGGCCCAGCCTCATCAAGCCAAATCGCTCCGAACTCCTGCAACTCGCCCGCAGCGACCAGGCTGACCTCGAAGTCGCAGCCGACCCGGGGTTTGGCAGCGGCGAAGTGATGCTCGCAGAGGCGGCCCGCCACGTGATGTCCACCGGCCCCGAAGCCGCGATCGTCTCCCTGGGCGCGGCGGGAGCCATCGGCGTCACGCCCGAGGCCGCCTGGGTCGCCCGCTCGCCAAAGGTACAGGTGGTGGACCCTATCGGTGCCGGCGACAGCATGGTGGCGGCGCTGAGCTGGGGGCTGGCACGGGGGCTTCCCCTCCCCGAACTCGTCGCACTTGGGGTGGCTTCGGGCACGGCCGACGTGACCACCTTCGGTGGAGGGCTGATCAGTCGCCAGGCGGTCGAGGATCTTCTGGCACGGGTGTCGGTGGCGCCGCTGGCGCTCTAA